AGGCCCGTGGCGTCCTGGGCGAAGGCCGAGGCGGAAACGGCGGACAGGGCCAGCGCGGCGGCGAGGATAGGCAATCTCATGGGGTCGTCTCCCTAGTTGTTATCCCTTTCTAACGCGCGTTCGGCTGAACCGGCCATGAATTGATGGCCAAGTTCGAACAAGCCTGGCCGATCTCCTAGAAGGTCCGGCGTTTCGAGGACGGGCTCGAGCAGGTCGTATAGCTGTCGGCGTTGAGCCTTCCGGCCACCATGCCCAGCTTGGCCGGCAGGTCGCGGATGTGCGAAGCGCCGGTTTCCTTGACCGCCGCCAGGGCCACGCTGCCGCAGGCGAAGGCGTCCTGCGCGGCGTCGTGGTGCTTGAAGTCCACGCCCAGGAAGTCGCAGACGGCGTTCAGCTTGGCCGACGGCAGGTCCGGCCAGGTGTTCTTGGCCACCTGCACCGTGCAGATGTAGTCGAAGCAGGGAAACGCCAGGCCATAGAGCTCGCAGGTGCGACGCATCACGCTGATGTCGAACGACGCATTGTGGGCGATCACCGTCGCCGTCTCGATCCGGGGCCGCAGCCGCGCCAGCACGTCCGGAAACGCATCGGCGTCCTCGACATCGGCGGGGCGGATGCCGTGGACGGCGATGTTCCAGCCCGAGAACCGCATGTCGATCGGCCGGATATAGTGGTGCTCCACCTCGGTGATCCGTCCGTCCTCGATCCAGGCCAGGCCGATGGCGCAGGGGCTGGAGCGTTGTTCGTTGGCGGTCTCGAAGTCGATGGCGACGACGGGCATCCTAGCCGCCCACCATGGCCAGCCACTCGTCCTCGGTCATCACCTGGATGCCCAGGTCCGTGGCGGTCTTCAGCTTCGAACCCGCGCCGGGACCGGCCACGACCAGGTCGGTCTTCTTGGACACCGACGAGGCGACCTTGGCCCCCAGCCCCTCGGCCTGGGCCTTGGCCTCGTCGCGGGTCATCTTCTCCAGCGAGCCGGTGAAGACGATGGTCTTGCCGGCCACGGCGGTGTCGGTCTTGGGCTTGGCGACGGCCTGGATGTCGAGCTCGGCGATCAGGTTGGCCACCTTCTCGCGATTGTGCGCCTCGGCGAAGAAACGGGCGATCGACTGGGCCGCCACGGGACCGATCCCGTCGATGGCGGCCAGTTGCAGATAGTCGTCGCCCGGCGCCCCCTGCCCCGCCTCGGCCAGGGCTTGAGCGAAGCCGCTCCAGTCGCCGTATCGCTCGGCCAGGGCCGCTCGGGCCGGCTTGTTCAGCTTGGGCACGGCGTGGCCGATCTTGACCTCCAGGCTGTCGGCCTCGGGCCAGGGATCGGCCTTCAGACCGCCCTTTCCGGCCTCGACCAACTCGTCGCGCGCCTTGGGACCGACCCCGGCCGCGCCCGACAGCTCCAGATAGACCGCCCCCGGCAATTGCCCCGCCGCTCGCTCGGCGGCGGCCTGCAGGTCCTGGAAGCGGTCGAAGTTACGGGCCAGCACGGTCGAGGTCGTCTCGCCGATGTCGCGCATGCCCAGGCCGTAGATCACCCGGTCCAGGCCGATGGTCCGCCGCGCCTCGATGCCCTTGATCAGGTTGGCGACCGAGGTCTCGCCATAGCCGTCGCGGGTCCGAAGCTCCGTCAGCTTCTCCTCGTCCTTGGCCAGCTTGAAGATGTCGGCCGGCTCCTTGATCCAGCCCGCCTCGAAGAAGGCGGCCAGCTGCTTCTCGCCCAGCCCCTCGATGTCGAAGGCGCGGCGGGAGACGAAGTGGCGCAGGTGCTCGATGCGCTGGAACGGACAAGCGAACTCGCCGCTGCACCGGCGCACCACGGTCTCGGCGCCGGAGGCCGTGGTCTCCTTGACGATCGGCGTG
The window above is part of the Caulobacter soli genome. Proteins encoded here:
- a CDS encoding 3'-5' exonuclease → MPVVAIDFETANEQRSSPCAIGLAWIEDGRITEVEHHYIRPIDMRFSGWNIAVHGIRPADVEDADAFPDVLARLRPRIETATVIAHNASFDISVMRRTCELYGLAFPCFDYICTVQVAKNTWPDLPSAKLNAVCDFLGVDFKHHDAAQDAFACGSVALAAVKETGASHIRDLPAKLGMVAGRLNADSYTTCSSPSSKRRTF